The genomic DNA ccttcaggtggatcaaccaaagtccatacttggttagtgtacatggattccatctcggatctcatggcctctagccatttctcagaatctggactcatcacagcttcctgataggaggtaggctcatccttaatgagcacaacgtcatcatggtcagacaagagaaatgagtatctctctggctgacgacgtaccctatcagatctgcgaagaggtaggtctacttgaactgattatggttcctcaactccttgtggaacaacatcatccacaacactttgtggttccagttcaacttccatcgaggcttcagtgctatagtccacatcttgaacttcttcaagatcgaacgtactcccactagtctttctagaaacacagtccctttctagaaataccccagtcttagccacaactaccttgtgttgactgggaatgtagaagtaatatccctttgtttccttgggatatccaatgaaatagcacttatcggatttgagtcccagtttgtccgagacttgacgtctaacgtaaggctcagaaccccaaatcctcataaaagacacctgggcatttctcccaatccatatcctatatgatgtctttattacagccttggatggaactcggttgagaatgaaggctgctgtgtctaaagcatagccccaaagatacataggaagatctgtgtgactcatcatagatcgtaccatatctaataaggtacgattcctcctttcggatacaccattccactgtggtgttccaggaggagtgagttgagatagaatctcacactcagctagatagtcacgaaactcatggctaaggtattcaccacctcgatctgatcgaagtatcttaatactcttgtcaagctggttttatacttcattcttgaattctttaaacttttcaaaggattctgacttatgtgtcattaggtacacataaccatatctactaaagtcatcagtaaatgtaatgaagtatctataaccacctctagcagtgacattaaaagggccacatacatcactatgtataagacctaacaagtcaatcgctctctcactgtatccactaaagggagtcttggtcatcttgcctagaaggcatgactcgcatgtctcatatgattcaaaatcaaatgagtccagcaatccatctttatggagctgggataagcgtttgtcattgatatgacctaagcgatagtgctagagataggtttggttcatgtcatttgacttgaacctcttggtacttatgttatagatagggttctcaaggtctagaatatagagtccgttcatcagaggtgcactacaatagaatatatcatttaaaCACTAGTAGAAAAATCGATTTTTACTTCCGCACAAATAACTTTGGTAATTAGGGATTTCGAAGTACTATATAATAAATAACTTCGATAATAACATTAAGGAAGTAAAAAATATGTTTTacttctcatttaaaaaaaatgcgGGCTTCACTTTTTTTGTTTGGTATCTTATTACTTTGACCTAAtgtatttgataaagtaaaaaaggtaaaaaaaatttatgaataCTGAAGTAAAAACTGAAGTTAAAAAGATCAATcggatataattaattttaattgccaTTTCACCCCGCAACTTTTTATTTCACTTCCAATCCagcattttcattttttaaaccTAACCCTTCCCGCAACGTCGCCTTCCCTCTCCGGTTCCCTGCGGCGGCTGCGGAGGAGTCTCTGGCACCgacctctcttctccctctcgctCTTGTCCTTCCCCTCCGTGAGCATCCGGAGTCATCTCGTTGGTCGGCCCGCCCTGCTTGGCCCCTTCACTGGCTACGCCGCCATCCTCAACCACTCCCAATTCCTCGAGCCAACTAAAGAGGTTGCTAGAGGAAGTGTGCCACTTCAGACCTAGCCAAGCGTCTGCCAACTACAGAGGCTACAGTAGCGACGGTGTCTTCCTCCTGGAGTTGCTCCTAGACTCGGATATACCCAGCGAGAACCGTGCGTGAATCCTCTGCCCTCTCCCTCGCCTCGGTCCCTTCCTCAATTCGTCTGCTCCTCGATGCTTCGTCCTTCATGAGCAGTCAGTTCTTTCATGGATTTCGGGAGACTTTTCTAGGCTTTGGCGCTAGTGGTGCTGCACTTGGAGGTAATCAATCTATTTCTGATATTGAATTCCCCATACTTGAACTCTAAGGTGGAGGTTGGTGCCTGTCTTTAGATTCTTGCTCTTATAGGAAATCTACACTATTAGGTTCATCAAACTACATGGATCGCCAGATTCCTTTTGTTGGCATTCTGAGTAACATCTCGTCACAAAATCTTGGTAAATACTGGACTTTAAAAGAATGGATGAATCTTATGATTATATGTGTATTTAATCAACAATATTTTTTTCACTTTGCAGGCTCTTCTTTTGTTGGCATTTAAATATTTGCATATTAATAGTTCTTACTTTTAGTTATTTTACAGAATGGAACAATACTTTGCTTTAGAGGCCAACGTATATGGAGGTAATTATGGGTGAACTCTTACAGAAAGGACTTGCAAATGCTAAACAAGTCTTGAGCTTGAATTTCAATTAAGCTAATGTTTATTTATTGGAAAAACTATAGTCTTACATATGTTGCGTACTTCATCAACAATTTATTCCTTACAAATACTCAGGCTCTGTGCTTATTTTAGTTTGTTAACTTCCATGTTCTTGCATCATTTGAATATTTCAGAGGAACACATTGCTTGAAGGATAATAAGGCTCAATTTGCTTCTATCCAATTTTGCAGTAAAAGAAGCCTCGTTAAGTTTGTGTATCTTTTAGTGATTGATGATTCAAATTCAATCATGTTAGAACCATCATATTCTCATCAACAGTAAGCATATACATAGAGTTTAAGGACACTATATATGTTTGGACATCCTAAAAGTATGTGGTTGCTGAGAGAAGATATCTTGTGCTTTATGGAAATGAGAGAGATAGGTACTAGACAGATTTTGGGTTTACATGGGATATGTTAACTTACAATGTTTATttgcattttaatattttatttgaaacttGCCCACACCTTAAAACATTTCTTACAGAGTTATATAATATTTGAGTGCAATCACCTCTATAAATATTTGAGAGATGAAGACAAGGTTGATTATGTTTCATTTGTGGATCCCGACAACATACCTACATGCCCACTTGGTAAAGATGGTCGTGACACATCACAACATATTGTCGATTCCCATACAACACTgggtaatattttaattatttatcaattctTACTACATAttagtcaatgttatatttttatttttgcaggtaccattggatcttgactattgtgaatgaagataaaaatataatatatttattggACTGTATGTCTAATAGAAACCGAGACGATGCATGGAAATCTATGGCGACCAAGTAGGTAGTAGATTGCGTTGATTTTGAATGCATTCacttataaatatgaaaaatataatttttttactttttaaaatgtagtggggtcaagatGTATAATGCCTCAAAGGGTATTGCTAAAGTATCAGGTTTTAAGCAATTGATGGTATGTATTGTACATATATATTAAAACATGAATGGATAgttcttattatttggattgtaattgttgcattactttttttattacattatagggtaatctaaaacaaagtggttctgttgaatgtggatattatGTGATgaggtacatgaaagagatagttgAATGTAAAAATCCACAGTTGGAGAAGATGGTGAGtttcttctttatgatatataatAAATGTAAtgattttataaatctaataTACTTTTGTAGATTTTATAAATCTAAtgcatttttgtattttttttacataaaagTTTGCAGGAACAATCAAGAATCaatattacaatcaatctcaatatgatgaagtcagaagtgaatggagcgaattcaTCTACTCGTATCTAGGTGCCTAAATGGGTCATGTACATtaggataaatattttattttacattatgGATTTTTGGATATACGTACCTGTGGATACACTTTTGGTTTATGTGGATGTATTTTTAAGTTA from Zingiber officinale cultivar Zhangliang chromosome 4A, Zo_v1.1, whole genome shotgun sequence includes the following:
- the LOC121970106 gene encoding uncharacterized protein LOC121970106 isoform X1; translation: MSSQFFHGFRETFLGFGASGAALGDSCSYRKSTLLGSSNYMDRQIPFVGILSNISSQNLVILQNGTILCFRGQRIWRYHWILTIVNEDKNIIYLLDCMSNRNRDDAWKSMATNGVKMYNASKGIAKVSGFKQLMGNLKQSGSVECGYYVMRYMKEIVECKNPQLEKMFAGTIKNQYYNQSQYDEVRSEWSEFIYSYLGA
- the LOC121970106 gene encoding uncharacterized protein LOC121970106 isoform X2, whose amino-acid sequence is MSSQFFHGFRETFLGFGASGAALGGSSNYMDRQIPFVGILSNISSQNLVILQNGTILCFRGQRIWRYHWILTIVNEDKNIIYLLDCMSNRNRDDAWKSMATNGVKMYNASKGIAKVSGFKQLMGNLKQSGSVECGYYVMRYMKEIVECKNPQLEKMFAGTIKNQYYNQSQYDEVRSEWSEFIYSYLGA
- the LOC121970106 gene encoding uncharacterized protein LOC121970106 isoform X3; translated protein: MDRQIPFVGILSNISSQNLVILQNGTILCFRGQRIWRYHWILTIVNEDKNIIYLLDCMSNRNRDDAWKSMATNGVKMYNASKGIAKVSGFKQLMGNLKQSGSVECGYYVMRYMKEIVECKNPQLEKMFAGTIKNQYYNQSQYDEVRSEWSEFIYSYLGA